A genome region from Anabaena sphaerica FACHB-251 includes the following:
- a CDS encoding DUF1361 domain-containing protein encodes MKAELIEVIAKVTHLLQINIRWMTWNLFLAFIPLALSVWLFRTQRGRSWVWWLGFLVFYAFLPNAPYLLTDVIHLIDDIRNIQSVWMITLVLLPVYLVVILAGFEAYVVSLINLGHYLHRIGKSKWILSIELITHALNAIGIYWGRFLRFNSWDFITQPDAILTRGVEELLGKQPLVIIAITFVILCGLYWLMKRVTLGFVNKDINSQPNHSHIHDHGS; translated from the coding sequence ATGAAAGCAGAATTAATTGAAGTGATAGCCAAAGTTACCCACTTATTACAAATCAATATACGGTGGATGACTTGGAACTTATTTCTGGCTTTTATTCCTTTGGCTTTGAGTGTTTGGCTGTTTCGCACTCAACGCGGACGCTCTTGGGTTTGGTGGCTTGGCTTCTTAGTGTTCTATGCCTTTTTACCTAATGCCCCTTATTTATTAACTGATGTCATTCACTTAATCGATGATATCCGCAATATTCAATCGGTGTGGATGATTACATTAGTATTACTTCCTGTTTATTTGGTAGTAATTTTAGCTGGATTTGAAGCTTATGTAGTCTCCCTCATCAATTTAGGTCACTACTTGCACCGTATTGGTAAGAGTAAATGGATTTTAAGTATTGAATTGATAACTCATGCTCTCAACGCCATAGGTATTTATTGGGGTCGTTTCTTGCGTTTTAACAGTTGGGATTTTATTACTCAGCCAGATGCAATACTGACTAGAGGTGTTGAAGAACTTCTTGGTAAACAACCCTTGGTAATTATAGCTATTACCTTTGTGATTCTTTGCGGGTTGTACTGGCTGATGAAACGAGTGACTTTGGGTTTTGTAAATAAAGATATCAATTCACAACCCAATCATTCTCATATCCATGAT